A genomic segment from Salvelinus alpinus chromosome 8, SLU_Salpinus.1, whole genome shotgun sequence encodes:
- the LOC139583852 gene encoding uncharacterized protein: MEYPTVLHRTPPYPTVLHRTPPYSTVPHCTPPYPTVQPPYPTVPHRTPPYNHRTPPYSTVPHRTPPYPTVLHRTPPYPTVQPPYPTVPHRTPPYPTVLHRTPPYNHRTPPYSTVPHRTPPYSTILHRTPPYPTVPHRTPPYSTVLHRTPPYPTVLHRTPPYSTILHHTPPYPTVLHHTPPYSTVPHRTPPYSTILHRTPPYSTVLHRTPPYPTILHHTPPYPTVLHRTPPYSTVLHRTPPYPTIPHRTHHTPPYSTVPHRTPPTHRTPPYPTVLHRTPYPPYSTILHRTPPYPPTPRTPPYPPTPRTPPYSTVPHRTPHHTPYSTVLHRTPPYSTVPHRTPPYPTVPHLPPYPTPPYPTVPHHTPPYSTVPHHTPPYSTVLHRTPPYSTVPHRTTVPHHTPPYSTVPHRTPPYSTVPHHTPPYPTVPHHTPPYPTPTIPHRTPPYPTIPHHTPPYPTVLHHTPPYPTVLHHTPPYSTVPHRTPPYPTVLHHTPLYSTVPHRTPPYPTVPHRTPPYSTILHHTPPYPTVLHRTPPYPTVPHRTPPYPTVLHRTPPYSTVLHHTPPYSTVLHRTPPYPTIL; the protein is encoded by the coding sequence ATGGAGTACCCCACCGTACTCCACCGTACCCCACCGTACCCCACCGTACTCCACCGTACTCCACCGTACTCCACCGTACCCCACTGTACCCCACCGTACCCCACCGTACAACCACCGTACCCCACCGTACCCCACCGTACCCCACCGTACAACCACCGTACCCCACCGTACTCCACCGTACCCCACCGTACCCCACCGTACCCCACCGTACTCCACCGTACTCCACCGTACCCCACCGTACAACCACCGTACCCCACCGTACCCCACCGTACCCCACCGTACCCCACCGTACTCCACCGTACCCCACCGTACAACCACCGTACCCCACCGTACTCCACCGTACCCCACCGTACTCCACCATACTCCACCATACTCCACCGTACCCCACCGTACCCCACCGTACCCCACCGTACCCCACCGTACTCCACCGTACTCCACCGTACTCCACCGTACCCCACCGTACTCCACCGTACCCCACCGTACTCCACCATACTCCACCATACTCCACCGTACCCCACCGTACTCCACCATACTCCACCATACTCCACCGTACCCCACCGTACTCCACCATACTCCACCATACTCCACCGTACCCCACCGTACTCCACCGTACTCCACCGTACCCCACCGTACCCCACCATACTCCACCATACTCCACCGTACCCCACCGTACTCCACCGTACTCCACCATACTCCACCGTACTCCACCGTACCCCACCgtaccccaccataccccaccgTACCCACCATACCCCACCGTACTCCACCGTACCCCACCGTACCCCACCTACCCACCGTACTCCACCGTACCCCACCGTACTCCACCGTACCCCCTACCCACCGTACTCCACCATACTCCACCGTACTCCACCGTACCCCCCTACCCCACGTACTCCACCGTACCCACCTACCCCACGTACTCCACCATACTCCACCGTACCCCACCGTACTCCCCACCATACCCCCTACTCCACCGTACTCCACCGTACCCCACCGTACTCCACCGTACCCCACCGTACTCCACCGTACCCCACCGTACCCCACCTACCCCCGTACCCCACCCCACCGTACCCCACCgtaccccaccataccccaccgTACTCCACCGTACCCCACCATACTCCACCGTACTCCACCGTACTCCACCGTACCCCACCATACTCCACCGTACCCCACCGTACTACCgtaccccaccataccccaccatactCCACCGTACCCCACCGTACCCCACCATACTCCACCgtaccccaccataccccaccgtaccccaccgtaccccaccataccccaccgTACCCCACCCCCACCATACCCCACCgtaccccaccataccccaccataccccaccataccccaccataccccaccgTACTCCACCATACTCCACCGTACCCCACCGTACTCCACCATACCCCACCGTACTCCACCGTACCCCACCGTACTCCACCGTACCCCACCGTACTCCACCATACCCCACTGTACTCCACCGTACCCCACCGTACCCCACCGTACCCCACCGTACCCCACCGTACTCCACCGTACTCCACCATACTCCACCATACTCCACCGTACCCCACCGTACTCCACCGTACTCCACCGTACCCCACCGTACCCCACCGTACCCCACCGTACCCCACCGTACTCCACCGTACTCCACCATACTCCACCGTACTCCACCATACTCCACCATACTCCACCGTACTCCACCgtaccccaccataccccaccatactATGA